One window of Candidatus Methylomirabilota bacterium genomic DNA carries:
- the raiA gene encoding ribosome-associated translation inhibitor RaiA, protein MQITITTRNLEITEPLRRYAEEKIARLQKFVNQITSVHVILSVEKHRQIAEVTLHVREHTIRGEESSTDLYSAIDLVADKIERQILRYKEKIVEHSGRGLGRSSPTEETVLAEGESFSEDGPRIVKMKRFAMKPLSPDEAAVQMSLLGHNFFVFRNARTQEVNVLYRRRDGDYGLIEPAG, encoded by the coding sequence ATGCAGATTACTATTACTACTCGCAATCTCGAAATCACCGAACCCCTCAGACGTTACGCGGAGGAGAAGATCGCCCGCCTGCAGAAGTTCGTCAACCAGATTACCTCAGTCCATGTCATCCTCTCAGTGGAGAAGCATCGACAGATCGCCGAGGTGACGCTCCACGTACGAGAGCATACGATCCGGGGAGAAGAATCGAGCACTGATCTATACTCGGCCATCGATCTTGTGGCGGACAAGATTGAACGCCAGATCCTTCGGTATAAGGAGAAGATCGTGGAGCACTCCGGTCGAGGCCTTGGGCGGTCGAGTCCTACAGAAGAGACGGTATTGGCGGAGGGCGAGTCTTTTTCCGAAGACGGTCCCCGCATCGTCAAGATGAAGCGTTTCGCCATGAAACCGCTATCCCCTGACGAGGCCGCCGTACAGATGAGCCTGTTGGGCCACAATTTTTTTGTGTTCCGAAACGCTCGGACTCAAGAGGTCAATGTTCTGTATCGAAGACGCGATGGTGATTACGGCTTGATTGAGCCCGCAGGTTGA